TCTGGGCCGAACAGTCGCTGGAACCGCTCGACTTCTGATCACCGGGTCCGCCGGGCTCACTGTGCTCACCGGGTTCACCGGGCTCACTGGAAGGAGCAGCCGGGGTTCGGCACGTCCTCCGAGTACGGCGAGCCGTGCGGGAGGACGTACAGCACCTCCAGGACGAGCGTGGTGGTCCCCTCGTTGCGGCCCAGGTGCACGTCGCCCGGGCCGCCCGGCTCCCGCACGACGGTGCCCTGCGGATAGACGCCGTCACTGGCGCAGTCGGCGTGGTAGTGGCTGAGGGTGCCCTGCTTGACGTACCCGTAGACCGGGCCGTCGTGGTAGTGCCAGCCGGTGGCCTGGCCGGGCGGCACGGTGATCTCTCTCAGGACGTAGTCGGTGTCGCCCACGGTCTTCTGGGCGATCAGCGTGCCGACCACTCCGGGTCCCGGCGGGGTCGCGTGGGCGGTGGTGCCGCCCGCCAGCACGGTGGCGGTGACGACCGCGCCGGTCAGGGCGGTACGGAGCGCGATGCGCATGGGGAAGGCCTCCTGGCTCGGATGCGGGAGCGACGAGGTGTCGCAGTGGCGTCGCTGTGAACATAGAGGCAGGGAAGGCGAGTTGGGGCCGAAAACCCGGATGACACCGGAGGTCGGCACGGCCAGCATGGAGGGATGGCGCGACTTCTCGACGTCGTCTTCGACTGTGCCCACCCGGCGAGCGTCGCACGCTTCTGGGCCGCCGCCCTGGACGACTACGCGGTGGCACCCTACGACGAGGCGGAACTGGCCCGGCTGCGCACTCTCGGCATCGACAGCACCGAGGACGACCCGACCGTGCTGGTCGAGCCGGCGAACGGCGGGCCCCGCCTGTGGTTCCAGCTCGTGCCGGAGGGCAAGCGGGGGAAGAACCGCGTCCACCTGGACCTGGTGGCCGTGGACCAGGAGGCGGAGATCCGGCGGCTGACCGCGCTCGGCGCGACCGTTCGCGCCCGGTACGAGGACCACGTCCTGCTGACCGATCCCGAGGACAACGAGTTCTGCCTCGTGACGGACTGAGGGCTCAGCGCTCCGCGTCGAGGACGGCGACCTGCGCGAGGGTGCGGC
Above is a window of Streptomyces griseorubiginosus DNA encoding:
- a CDS encoding cupin domain-containing protein encodes the protein MRIALRTALTGAVVTATVLAGGTTAHATPPGPGVVGTLIAQKTVGDTDYVLREITVPPGQATGWHYHDGPVYGYVKQGTLSHYHADCASDGVYPQGTVVREPGGPGDVHLGRNEGTTTLVLEVLYVLPHGSPYSEDVPNPGCSFQ
- a CDS encoding VOC family protein, translating into MARLLDVVFDCAHPASVARFWAAALDDYAVAPYDEAELARLRTLGIDSTEDDPTVLVEPANGGPRLWFQLVPEGKRGKNRVHLDLVAVDQEAEIRRLTALGATVRARYEDHVLLTDPEDNEFCLVTD